The Williamsoniiplasma somnilux genome includes a window with the following:
- a CDS encoding alpha-ketoacid dehydrogenase subunit beta, producing the protein MAVINNIKAVTEALDTAMSQDDQVVVYGEDAGFEGGVFRATQGLQAKFGEARCFNAPISEAVFVGVGIGMAINGMKPVVEMQFEGLGWASLQNIFTHMGRMRNRTRGKYTVPMVIRMPMGGGIRALEHHSEAMEAIYAHNPGVKVVIPSTPYDTKGLILAAIESKDPVIVFEPTKLYRAFKQEVPDGWYTVPIGKGYKITEGNDLTIVTYGAQTVDCQKALELYKKENPSASIELIDLRSIKPWDKEMVIESVKKTGRLLVVHEAVRSFSVSAEIITTVNEKCFDFLKAPLSRCTGYDVPIPFDRGEGYHQVNPYKVLEKIKEVINYKF; encoded by the coding sequence ATGGCAGTTATTAACAATATTAAAGCTGTAACAGAAGCTCTAGACACAGCGATGTCGCAAGATGATCAAGTAGTAGTTTACGGTGAAGACGCAGGATTCGAAGGTGGAGTTTTTAGAGCTACCCAAGGATTACAAGCAAAATTTGGAGAAGCAAGATGTTTTAATGCTCCAATTAGTGAAGCTGTTTTTGTCGGGGTAGGAATCGGAATGGCAATTAACGGAATGAAACCAGTTGTTGAAATGCAATTTGAAGGATTAGGTTGAGCTTCGTTACAAAACATTTTTACTCACATGGGAAGAATGAGAAACAGAACTAGAGGAAAATATACAGTTCCGATGGTAATTAGAATGCCAATGGGTGGAGGAATCAGAGCTCTAGAACACCACTCTGAAGCAATGGAAGCAATTTATGCTCACAACCCAGGAGTTAAAGTGGTTATCCCATCAACTCCATATGACACAAAAGGACTAATCTTAGCTGCAATCGAATCAAAAGATCCAGTTATTGTTTTTGAACCAACAAAATTGTATCGTGCTTTCAAACAAGAAGTACCAGATGGATGATATACAGTACCAATTGGAAAAGGTTACAAAATTACTGAAGGTAATGATTTAACAATCGTGACTTACGGTGCTCAAACTGTGGATTGTCAAAAAGCATTAGAACTATATAAAAAAGAAAATCCAAGTGCTTCAATTGAATTAATTGATTTACGTTCAATTAAACCTTGAGATAAAGAAATGGTAATCGAATCTGTTAAAAAAACAGGTAGATTGTTAGTAGTTCATGAAGCTGTTAGATCATTTTCAGTATCAGCTGAAATTATCACAACAGTTAATGAAAAATGTTTCGATTTCTTAAAAGCACCATTATCTAGATGTACAGGTTATGATGTACCAATTCCTTTTGATAGAGGAGAAGGTTATCACCAAGTTAACCCATACAAAGTTTTAGAAAAAATTAAAGAAGTAATTAATTACAAATTTTAA